In one window of Gymnogyps californianus isolate 813 chromosome 9, ASM1813914v2, whole genome shotgun sequence DNA:
- the GPR119 gene encoding glucose-dependent insulinotropic receptor, with product MASSALGAILAVLASLIITANALVAIALLRLIHKSGSKGLYFVLNLAVADAMVGFTVTGLVKDEFSQPFYPPQIFCVLRMAFVTSSSAASILSLILVACDRHLAIRKPFHYFQLVTGLRVGVRLVGLWLVAAVIGFLPVLTPGFQKISAHEKCSFFGVFHPTYMLTVFCVGFFPALFLFIYLYCDMLKIASVHVQHIQEVEHAGLAGGCPPSRTTGDMKAMRTVAVLIGCFALSWLPFFIASIVQTVCSECFPYKVIENYLWLLGLCNSLLNPLLYSCWQKDVRLQLSQLAAGVKRRVLLRLGNGRRFPGRGTKSLPTVSCLRLQD from the coding sequence ATGGCTAGCTCAGCCCTGGGAGCCATCCTCGCTGTGCTGGCCTCGCTCATCATCACTGCCAACGCGCTGGTGGCCATCGCTCTCCTTCGCCTCATCCACAAGAGCGGCTCCAAGGGGCTTTATTTTGTCCTTAATCTCGCCGTCGCGGATGCCATGGTTGGCTTCACGGTCACGGGTCTGGTCAAGGATGAGTTTTCCCAGCCCTTTTATCCTCCCCAGATCTTCTGCGTCCTGAGAATGGCTTTCGTGACCTCCTCTTCCGCTGCCTCTATCCTGTCCCTGATTCTGGTTGCGTGCGACAGGCACCTGGCCATCAGGAAGCCTTTCCACTATTTCCAGCTGGTGACAGGCCTGCGGGTCGGGGTGCGCTTGGTGGGGCTCTGGCTGGTTGCTGCCGTCATCGGCTTCCTCCCAGTCCTCACGCCGGGCTTTCAGAAGATCTCCGCCCATGAGAAGTGCTCCTTCTTCGGGGTCTTCCACCCCACCTACATGCTCACCGTCTTCTGCGTTGGCTTCTTCCCAGCGCTCTTCCTCTTCATCTATCTTTACTGCGACATGCTGAAAATTGCCTCGGTGCACGTGCAGCATATCCAGGAGGTGGAGCACGCAGGGCTGGCGGGGGGCTGCCCCCCATCCCGCACCACCGGCGACATGAAGGCCATGCGCACCGTCGCCGTGCTCATCGGGTGCTTCGCGCTGTCCTGGTTGCCGTTCTTCATCGCCAGCATCGTGCAAACTGTCTGTTCCGAGTGCTTCCCCTACAAAGTCATTGAGAACTACCTCTGGCTGCTGGGACTGTGCAACTCCCTCCTGAACCCCCTGCTCTACTCCTGCTGGCAGAAGGACGTGCggctgcagctctcccagctggcCGCAGGCGTGAAGAGGAGAGTCCTCCTTCGCCTGGGGAACGGCCGCCGTTTCCCTGGCAGAGGCACCAAGTCTCTCCCCACTGTGTCCTGCCTGCGGCTCCAGGACTGA